GCCGTACCGACTTACCGAAAATTAAAACCAATGATCCAGCACTTCCCGACGACGCCACACCGGGCGACGTCCTCAAAATCGTCCGCGACTCACGTACAACCGAAACCGCAATCTCATACCGACTGGTGATCGAATGAACCGGCAAGACCGACGCACGATCTCCCGGGAGTATTTCGAGGAAGACCGACTCGCAGAACACCACTTCCGCTCGTTCAACGCCTTTCTCGACAAGGGCATGCAGCAGGTCGTCGACGAAAAAGAGACCATCGACACCGACATCGGCGACAAGGAGGGCCAAGAGCCCGTCTACGTCGAACTCGGTGACATCCGCATCCTCACGCCGCGTGTGCGAGAGGCCGACGGCTCCGAAGAACTCCTGTACCCACAGGAAGCGCGACTCCGGAATATCACCTACGCAGCCCCCGTTTTCATGGAGATGTCGATCATCCGCGGTGGCGAAGACGAACCCGAAACGGTCGTCGACTCCACCGAAACCAAGGTCGGCCGCATGCCGATCATGGTCGGCTCCCAGAACTGTAACATTCAGGGCTTCTCGGATCAGGAACTGATCGAGATCGGTGAAGACCCCGTCGACCCCGGTGGCTACTTCATCGTCAACGGCTCCGAGCGCGTGCTGATGACCAGCGAGGACCTCGCCCCGAACAAGATTCTGGCCGAACACGATACGAAATACGGCGACGATATTCAGGTCGCCAAAACGTTTAGCCAGCGTCGTGGCTACCGCGCACTCGTTCTCTGTGAGCGCAACCGCGAAGGCCTGCTCGAAGTCAGCTTCCCATCCGTTTCGGGCAGCGTCGACTTCGTCACACTCGTCCGGGCACTCGGGCTCGAATCCGACCAGGAGATCGTCCACCGTGTGTCGGAAGACCCCGAGATCGTCAAATTCATGCTGGAGAATCTGGAGGAAGCCGAAGTCCAGACCACCGAGGAAGCAATCGAAACCCTCGGAAAACGTGTTGCCTCCGGGCAAGGCAAAAACTACCAGCTCAAACGCGCCAACTACGTCATTGATCGATATCTCCTGCCACACCTCCACGAGGAGGGTGCCGAAGACGAGGAGATCCGCATCAACAAGGCCTACTACCTCTGCCGAATGGCCGAAGCCTGCTTTGAGCTCGCTCTCGACCGACGCGAGGCCGACGACAAGGACCACTACGCCAACAAGCGGCTGAAGGTCTCGGGCGATCTGATGACCGACCTGTTCCGGACAGCCCTCAACAAGCTCTCCCGGGACGTGAAATATCAGCTCGAACGCGCCAACATGCGAAACCGTGATCTCTCGGTCGGCACCGTCGTCCGTTCCGACGTGCTCACCGAGCGACTCGAACACCCGATTGCCACTGGTAATTGGGTCGGTGGCCGCTCCGGCGTGAGCCAGCTGGTCGACCGAACTGACTACATGGGGGTTCTGTCCCACCTGCGCCGACTTCGCTCGCCGCTGAGTCGCTCGCAGCCGCACTTCGAGGCACGGGATCTGCACGCGACCCAGTGGGGTCGCATCTGTCCCTCCGAGACGCCGGAGGGGCCAAACTGTGGTTTGGTGAAGAACTTCGCTCAGGCAATGGAGCTGAGCCAGGATATCGAGGACGAACAGGGACTGAAACGAGAGCTGTCGTCGATGGGAGTCGAGGGGATCCCCGGCATTGACAGTATTGAACGAACCACCCCGGCGGACGACTAACAATGGCTCAGGCACGAGAAGCGAAAGTATACGTCAACGGTAGTCTGGTTGGAACCCACCCGGACCCCGAACAGCTCGCCGAACAGATCCGAGAAGCCCGCCGCCGCGGCGACGTCTCGGACATGGTCAACGTCTCGGTCCGTGGTCGGACCCAAGAGGTCATCATCAACGCC
This sequence is a window from Halohasta litchfieldiae. Protein-coding genes within it:
- a CDS encoding DNA-directed RNA polymerase subunit H, translating into MVDVSQHELVPDHIILDEPEIESVLEEYDLSRTDLPKIKTNDPALPDDATPGDVLKIVRDSRTTETAISYRLVIE
- a CDS encoding DNA-directed RNA polymerase subunit B'', coding for MNRQDRRTISREYFEEDRLAEHHFRSFNAFLDKGMQQVVDEKETIDTDIGDKEGQEPVYVELGDIRILTPRVREADGSEELLYPQEARLRNITYAAPVFMEMSIIRGGEDEPETVVDSTETKVGRMPIMVGSQNCNIQGFSDQELIEIGEDPVDPGGYFIVNGSERVLMTSEDLAPNKILAEHDTKYGDDIQVAKTFSQRRGYRALVLCERNREGLLEVSFPSVSGSVDFVTLVRALGLESDQEIVHRVSEDPEIVKFMLENLEEAEVQTTEEAIETLGKRVASGQGKNYQLKRANYVIDRYLLPHLHEEGAEDEEIRINKAYYLCRMAEACFELALDRREADDKDHYANKRLKVSGDLMTDLFRTALNKLSRDVKYQLERANMRNRDLSVGTVVRSDVLTERLEHPIATGNWVGGRSGVSQLVDRTDYMGVLSHLRRLRSPLSRSQPHFEARDLHATQWGRICPSETPEGPNCGLVKNFAQAMELSQDIEDEQGLKRELSSMGVEGIPGIDSIERTTPADD